A single Anopheles arabiensis isolate DONGOLA chromosome 2, AaraD3, whole genome shotgun sequence DNA region contains:
- the LOC120894295 gene encoding uncharacterized protein LOC120894295, with the protein MLTLKYLSIRPYFETAQEAIEWDKLQKMITTVKQFHDDFDRIVLHKDIYRTFYYYYLQEIRFRIIDILMNFAIIEWCEPKPAIVATDPYGFPMPEPAKKSKRRKDDEPAEIPDYTIRVKCYKEKFPLVCCDDQFRTLAALRLHYYAVHDKTYLLPATRCEMKAAMLRMLVFRGQLDEWIASGIASNNGLCFYLTKLLRRIISIIRY; encoded by the exons ATGTTGACGCTTAAGTATCTCTCCATAAGACCGTACTTCGAGACGGCCCAGGAAGCAATCGAATGGGATAAG CTCCAAAAAATGATTACAACTGTGAAACAATTTCACGACGATTTCGATCGCATCGTACTGCACAAGGACATCTACCGTACCTTCTATTACTACTACCTGCAAGAAATTCGCTTTCGCATTATTGATATTTTGATGAACTTTGCCATAATCGAGTGGTGTGAACCGAAGCCAGCAATCGTCGCTACCGATCCGTATGGTTTTCCGATGCCCGAACCGGCAAAGAAGAGCAAACGGCGAAAGGACGACGAACCGGCCGAAATCCCAGACTATACGATACGCGTGAAGTGCTACAAGGAGAAGTTTCCGTTGGTTTGCTGCGACGATCAGTTCCGTACATTGGCTGCACTGAGACTGCACTACTACGCGGTACACGACAAGACGTACCTCTTGCCTGCCACCAGGTGTGAG ATGAAAGCGGCTATGTTGCGGATGCTTGTTTTTCGCGGACAGCTGGACGAATGGATCGCATCGGGTATTGCGTCCAATAATGGTTTGTGCTTTTATTTGACGAAACTGTTGCGCAGAATTATCTCTATTATACGGTATTAG
- the LOC120894294 gene encoding NADPH oxidase 4-like isoform X1 → MERVNKIYHSSRNFMFKYIIALLWTGFNFVVFCKAFSNYHHDVEYYYLSRILGNGLCVSRGTAPVLNVTMALITLPTCKTFNLLLHKLFGRCSTRLLVHYLEKTKVLHLILGCSLLIVAIVHSVAHFVNIVNFIDNYDERYREINWANGPDDNVLRLLFATPTGFSGCIMLLTLAAMAYLARRSMRDRFYNSFFTSHHLFLVFYGMMFYHPLSNIIKHQTNVDKHKIMCDLVDNVTLHSNEDLLVLCEEPPQFSAGTKRAWIWPLVGLAIYLADISFRYLTSHSERYRVTTVQTYAMAGHAIHLRLQFCRKAMVKILPGQYVLLQCPAISTLEWHPFTITELPIEGRNDITLTIKVRGDWTEELYDRIVQREQCKRNLGGVDPYRRIEFLLDGPYPSVMSNMLDCKRILFVGAGVGITPFVTIMRLLLSSNVDQPARVHLVWIARNLETFLWFSDEIARLQEKFWSQNKPDRFWVKLYWTQNYDEHLLVECFGDMPSIKSRMHRGRPNWNDVFIDLVTLYPKKSVSVFSCGPKELTKEIRLKCKEYSKHGCKLSYFHEGFG, encoded by the exons ATGGAGCGTGTGAACAAAATATATCACTCATCCAGGAACTTTATGTTCAAATACATCATAGCg CTTCTATGGACAGGGTTCAATTTTGTCGTTTTCTGTAAGGCATTCAGCAACTACCATCACGATGTGGAGTACTACTATCTCAGCCGAATACTTGGG AACGGGCTATGTGTTTCGCGTGGAACCGCTCCGGTACTTAACGTGACTATGGCCCTAATAACACTGCCCACGTGCAAGACATTTAATTTGCTTCTGCACAAGCTGTTTGGCCGATGCTCTACCCGACTATTGGTACACTATCTCGAGAAGACGAAGGTGCTGCATCTGATATTGGGATGTAGTTTGCTGATCGTTGCGA ttGTACATAGTGTGGCACATTTTGTGAACATCGTCAACTTTATTGACAATTACGACGAACGCTATCGGGAAATAAATTGGGCAAATGGACCAGATGAC AACGTCCTTCGGTTGCTGTTTGCTACACCGACCGGGTTTTCGGGCTGCATCATGCTGCTTACGCTGGCGGCAATGGCGTACCTAGCTCGTCGATCGATGCGCGATCGTTTCTACAACAGCTTCTTCACCTCACACCATCTGTTTCTCGTATTTTACGGGATGATGTTCTACCATCCACTAAG TAACATCATCAAGCATCAAACAAATGTCGACAAGCATAAGATCATGTGTGATCTGGTCGATAATGTAACGCTGCACAGCAACGAAGACTTGCTGGTACTGTGTGAGGAACCGCCCCAATTTTCGGCCGGTACAAAACGTGCATGGATTTGGCCGTTGGTGGGCTTAGCGATCTATCTAGCCGATATCTCCTTTCGCTACCTTACATCTCATTCGGAGCGCTACCGTGTTACAACGGTGCAGACGTACGCAATGGCAGGACATGCAATACACCTTCGGTTACAGTTTTGTCGCAAGGCAATGGTCAAAATCCTTCCCGGCCAGTACGTACTGTTGCAGTGTCCAGCAATTTCCACCCTCGAATGGCATCCATTTACAATAACGGAG CTTCCCATTGAGGGACGTAATGATATTACGCTCACGATCAAGGTGCGAGGAGACTGGACGGAGGAGCTATATGATCGGATCGTGCAGAGGGAACAGTGCAAGCGCAATCTTGGTGGTGTTGATCCGTACCGAAGGATCGAGTTCTTGTTGGATGGACCGTACCCGTCCGTCATGAGCAATATGCTCGATTGCAAGAGAATTTTATTTGTCGGTGCTGGTGTTGGCATTACACCTTTTGTAACGATCATGCGATTGCTGTT aAGCTCCAATGTCGATCAACCGGCCAGGGTGCATCTGGTTTGGATTGCACGTAATTTGGAAACGTTTCTGTGGTTTTCAGACGAGATCGCACGTTTACAGGAGAAG TTCTGGAGCCAAAACAAACCGGACCGCTTCTGGGTGAAGCTGTACTGGACGCAAAACTACGACGAACATCTGCTGGTGGAATGTTTTGGCGACATGCCTTCGATCAAATCGCGCATGCACCGGGGACGCCCGAACTGGAACGACGTGTTTATCGATCTGGTCACACTCTATCCCAA AAAATCGGTGTCCGTTTTTAGCTGCGGACCAAAGGAACTGACGAAGGAAATTCGTCTCAAGTGCAAGGAGTACAGCAAGCATGGCTGTAAGCTAAGCTACTTCCACGAAGGGTTCGGATAA
- the LOC120894294 gene encoding NADPH oxidase 4-like isoform X2 produces MERVNKIYHSSRNFMFKYIIAAFSNYHHDVEYYYLSRILGNGLCVSRGTAPVLNVTMALITLPTCKTFNLLLHKLFGRCSTRLLVHYLEKTKVLHLILGCSLLIVAIVHSVAHFVNIVNFIDNYDERYREINWANGPDDNVLRLLFATPTGFSGCIMLLTLAAMAYLARRSMRDRFYNSFFTSHHLFLVFYGMMFYHPLSNIIKHQTNVDKHKIMCDLVDNVTLHSNEDLLVLCEEPPQFSAGTKRAWIWPLVGLAIYLADISFRYLTSHSERYRVTTVQTYAMAGHAIHLRLQFCRKAMVKILPGQYVLLQCPAISTLEWHPFTITELPIEGRNDITLTIKVRGDWTEELYDRIVQREQCKRNLGGVDPYRRIEFLLDGPYPSVMSNMLDCKRILFVGAGVGITPFVTIMRLLLSSNVDQPARVHLVWIARNLETFLWFSDEIARLQEKFWSQNKPDRFWVKLYWTQNYDEHLLVECFGDMPSIKSRMHRGRPNWNDVFIDLVTLYPKKSVSVFSCGPKELTKEIRLKCKEYSKHGCKLSYFHEGFG; encoded by the exons ATGGAGCGTGTGAACAAAATATATCACTCATCCAGGAACTTTATGTTCAAATACATCATAGCg GCATTCAGCAACTACCATCACGATGTGGAGTACTACTATCTCAGCCGAATACTTGGG AACGGGCTATGTGTTTCGCGTGGAACCGCTCCGGTACTTAACGTGACTATGGCCCTAATAACACTGCCCACGTGCAAGACATTTAATTTGCTTCTGCACAAGCTGTTTGGCCGATGCTCTACCCGACTATTGGTACACTATCTCGAGAAGACGAAGGTGCTGCATCTGATATTGGGATGTAGTTTGCTGATCGTTGCGA ttGTACATAGTGTGGCACATTTTGTGAACATCGTCAACTTTATTGACAATTACGACGAACGCTATCGGGAAATAAATTGGGCAAATGGACCAGATGAC AACGTCCTTCGGTTGCTGTTTGCTACACCGACCGGGTTTTCGGGCTGCATCATGCTGCTTACGCTGGCGGCAATGGCGTACCTAGCTCGTCGATCGATGCGCGATCGTTTCTACAACAGCTTCTTCACCTCACACCATCTGTTTCTCGTATTTTACGGGATGATGTTCTACCATCCACTAAG TAACATCATCAAGCATCAAACAAATGTCGACAAGCATAAGATCATGTGTGATCTGGTCGATAATGTAACGCTGCACAGCAACGAAGACTTGCTGGTACTGTGTGAGGAACCGCCCCAATTTTCGGCCGGTACAAAACGTGCATGGATTTGGCCGTTGGTGGGCTTAGCGATCTATCTAGCCGATATCTCCTTTCGCTACCTTACATCTCATTCGGAGCGCTACCGTGTTACAACGGTGCAGACGTACGCAATGGCAGGACATGCAATACACCTTCGGTTACAGTTTTGTCGCAAGGCAATGGTCAAAATCCTTCCCGGCCAGTACGTACTGTTGCAGTGTCCAGCAATTTCCACCCTCGAATGGCATCCATTTACAATAACGGAG CTTCCCATTGAGGGACGTAATGATATTACGCTCACGATCAAGGTGCGAGGAGACTGGACGGAGGAGCTATATGATCGGATCGTGCAGAGGGAACAGTGCAAGCGCAATCTTGGTGGTGTTGATCCGTACCGAAGGATCGAGTTCTTGTTGGATGGACCGTACCCGTCCGTCATGAGCAATATGCTCGATTGCAAGAGAATTTTATTTGTCGGTGCTGGTGTTGGCATTACACCTTTTGTAACGATCATGCGATTGCTGTT aAGCTCCAATGTCGATCAACCGGCCAGGGTGCATCTGGTTTGGATTGCACGTAATTTGGAAACGTTTCTGTGGTTTTCAGACGAGATCGCACGTTTACAGGAGAAG TTCTGGAGCCAAAACAAACCGGACCGCTTCTGGGTGAAGCTGTACTGGACGCAAAACTACGACGAACATCTGCTGGTGGAATGTTTTGGCGACATGCCTTCGATCAAATCGCGCATGCACCGGGGACGCCCGAACTGGAACGACGTGTTTATCGATCTGGTCACACTCTATCCCAA AAAATCGGTGTCCGTTTTTAGCTGCGGACCAAAGGAACTGACGAAGGAAATTCGTCTCAAGTGCAAGGAGTACAGCAAGCATGGCTGTAAGCTAAGCTACTTCCACGAAGGGTTCGGATAA
- the LOC120894302 gene encoding uncharacterized protein LOC120894302, with protein sequence MKADKPDTTPWDQLEQLVKETRNFLAEYDDIVLHKELYRTLFMYHLTYLRDEVIQLMKKFTTLPKDVAEEKEIDCCGVMYHDKDAFKQHYEAAHNKKVLQSASMCELKMSLTKISFFERHLQDYILGGSVSSCELLLNLRRILRRLDHTLEF encoded by the exons ATGAAGGCGGACAAACCGGACACAACCCCCTGGGATCAG TTGGAGCAGCTGGTTAAGGAAACGCGCAACTTCCTCGCCGAGTACGACGACATTGTGCTGCACAAAGAGCTCTACCGCACGCTGTTCATGTATCACCTGACTTATTTACGGGATGAGGTGATACAGTTGATGAAAAAATTTACCACCTTACCGAAAGACGTCGCCGAGGAGAAGGAAATTGACTGCTGTGGG GTAATGTACCATGATAAAGATGCCTTCAAACAACACTACGAGGCAGCTCACAATAAGAAAGTTCTCCAGTCTGCTTCCATGTGTGAG CTGAAAATGTCTCTGACAAAAATTTCATTCTTCGAGCGACACCTGCAAGACTACATACTGGGAGGTTCCGTTTCGAGCTGTGAGCTTTTGCTGAACTTGCGGCGAATATTGAGACGGTTGGATCATACGTTAGAGTTTTAA
- the LOC120898673 gene encoding NAD-dependent protein deacylase Sirt4 translates to MRFLAGIRVPQINGKRFNSSSMFVPAHEPAHESDCRRLEKFLEDKPHILVLTGAGISTESGIPDYRSEGVGLYARSNHKPIQHGDFVKSEATRKRYWARNYVGWPRFSSIAPNVTHYTLARLEREGRISGIVTQNVDRLHGKAGSKQVIELHGSGFDVICIGSQDERGKGCNYRIDRHEFQIILDQLNPAMEDNSTSMRPDGDVELSMEYVQGFKIPPCPQCGGNLKPEIVFFGDNVPMPRIEKVVRMIIESDGVLVLGSSLTVFSGYRIILQAKELGLPVAIVNIGATRGDPKADLKISARCGEVMANLFKPAR, encoded by the coding sequence ATGAGATTTTTGGCCGGAATTCGAGTGCCGCAGATCAATGGGAAAAGATTCAATTCGAGCTCAATGTTTGTGCCAGCCCACGAACCGGCACACGAGAGCGATTGCCGCCGGTTGGAAAAGTTCCTCGAAGACAAACCGCACATTCTCGTCCTGACCGGTGCGGGCATATCGACCGAATCGGGCATTCCCGACTACCGTTCGGAGGGCGTAGGCTTATATGCCCGCTCCAACCACAAACCAATACAGCATGGTGATTTCGTCAAATCGGAAGCCACCCGGAAACGCTACTGGGCCCGGAACTATGTCGGTTGGCCAAGGTTTTCCTCGATCGCACCTAACGTTACGCACTACACCCTGGCGCGCCTGGAGCGCGAGGGACGGATAAGCGGAATAGTGACGCAAAATGTGGACCGGCTGCACGGGAAGGCCGGTTCGAAGCAGGTGATCGAACTGCACGGCAGCGGATTCGATGTGATCTGCATCGGAAGTCAGGACGAGCGGGGCAAGGGCTGCAACTATCGTATCGATCGGCACGAGTTCCAGATCATTCTGGACCAGCTAAATCCGGCCATGGAGGATAACTCGACCTCGATGCGGCCGGACGGTGACGTGGAGCTTTCGATGGAGTACGTGCAGGGGTTCAAAATACCACCCTGTCCGCAGTGTGGCGGAAATCTGAAGCCGGAAATTGTGTTCTTCGGTGACAACGTACCGATGCCGCGGATCGAGAAAGTGGTACGAATGATCATCGAGTCGGACGGTGTGCTCGTGCTCGGCTCTAGCTTGACCGTCTTCTCGGGCTATCGGATAATACTGCAGGCGAAGGAACTCGGGCTGCCGGTTGCTATCGTCAACATAGGTGCAACGCGCGGTGACCCGAAAGCGGATCTTAAAATTTCGGCCCGTTGCGGCGAAGTAATGGCAAACCTGTTCAAGCCTGCCAGATAA
- the LOC120894299 gene encoding uncharacterized protein LOC120894299: MGVPTTVYIHTNIYNYSNKYKNLDRFQNDVKTFLKEYDRIVLHKDLYKLVFKSYLREIRSKVKILLQKFDATPLDDGSTRPEKEMMCCGLCFTSNEQFRRHYKTVHNEAFLVYPNMLELKSAFAKLDHMRHRLDEYTRFGKEYTCTMLVDLKRVAKRISCTLKF; the protein is encoded by the exons ATGGGTGTTCCAACGACGGTGTATATTCATACCAATATCTACAACTACagcaataaatacaaaaat CTCGATCGCTTCCAAAATGACGTGAAAACGTTCTTGAAAGAGTATGACCGAATTGTGCTGCACAAAGATCTTTATAAGCTGGTGTTTAAAAGTTACTTGCGCGAGATACGCTCGAAGGTGAAGATACTGTTGCAAAAGTTCGACGCAACACCGCTGGATGATGGTAGTACACGACCGGAAAAGGAAATGATGTGCTGTGGA TTGTGTTTCACCAGTAATGAACAGTTCCGCAGGCATTACAAAACGGTTCACAACGAGGCGTTTCTCGTATATCCAAACATGCTGGAG CTGAAGTCCGCCTTCGCCAAGTTGGACCATATGAGGCATCGATTGGACGAGTATACGCGATTTGGCAAAGAGTACACATGCACCATGCTGGTGGACTTGAAGAGAGTAGCGAAACGTATCTCTTGTACCTTGAAGttctaa
- the LOC120894298 gene encoding uncharacterized protein LOC120894298, which produces MVSAPTCVRKRTLDFSCKYRNLDKFATDVEHFLETYDYIVQHSLAYHRSFRRHLKQLYECVVELLQKFQHIQSSGTKGQLYMEKYCCGVLFDDCEELKRHYFEFHNFARLIHPSIVELRSGHGKLQFFHRRVQEYTFYGTEFTAVLLMNLKKIANNLCATLERGPKW; this is translated from the exons ATGGTTTCTGCTCCGACCTGTGTTCGCAAACGTACGCTGGACTTTAGCTGCAAATATCGCAAC TTAGACAAATTTGCCACCGATGTGGAACATTTCCTGGAAACGTACGATTACATAGTGCAACACTCCCTGGCATACCACCGAAGCTTTCGGCGCCATCTGAAGCAACTGTACGAATGCGTGGTGGAGTTGTTACAAAAATTCCAGCACATTCAATCCAGCGGTACCAAAGGGCAGCTGTACATGGAGAAGTATTGCTGTGGC GTTTTGTTTGATGACTGCGAGGAACTTAAAAGGCACTACTTTGAGTTTCATAACTTTGCCCGACTCATTCATCCCAGCATAGTGGAG CTCCGGTCAGGGCATGGTAAGCTGCAGTTCTTCCATCGCCGTGTGCAGGAGTACACATTCTACGGTACCGAATTTACTGCCGTTTTGCTGATGAACTTGAAAAAGATAGCCAACAACTTGTGCGCCACGTTGGAGCGTGGCCCAAAGTGGTAG
- the LOC120894296 gene encoding uncharacterized protein LOC120894296 produces the protein MILEDTIKFRKCAKTPEDVAQWRLTYNFIIETKYFLERYDSIVETWDLCDKQFMMNLWSIEELLTNLLYKYTTVSTDYIRHPRLPKVEIKCCDHLFESSKDLNKHYYTVHHTPGRVNDVRFCEMKAGLLKLDLYRNSLKYYLEFGTWCDHVLCLYLKKIYRKVNVTMDPFREAPLVVPGKEPTPPPEQESEVEEDEV, from the exons ATGATTCTAGAGGACACGATCAAGTTCCGCAAGTGTGCTAAAACGCCCGAAGATGTAGCACAATGGCGTTTG ACATACAACTTTatcattgaaacaaaatacttTCTCGAGCGGTACGATAGCATCGTCGAAACGTGGGATCTATGCGATAAGCAATTTATGATGAATCTGTGGAGCATAGAAGAGCTGCTGACGAACCTACTGTACAAGTACACCACCGTGTCAACGGACTATATCCGGCATCCCCGGTTGCCGAAGGTGGAAATCAAATGTTGTGAT CATTTGTTTGAAAGCTCAAAAGATCTCAACAAGCATTATTACACCGTGCATCACACACCTGGCCGAGTGAACGATGTTCGATTCTGTGAA ATGAAGGCTGGACTGCTAAAATTAGACCTCTATAGGAATAGTTTGAAGTACTACCTGGAGTTTGGAACCTGGTGCGATCATGTTCTGTGTTTatatttgaagaaaatttACCGGAAAGTGAACGTGACGATGGATCCATTTCGGGAAGCACCTCTTGTAGTACCAGGAAAGGAACCGACACCCCCGCCAGAACAAGAATCGGAAGTGGAAGAGGATGAAGTTTAA
- the LOC120894297 gene encoding uncharacterized protein LOC120894297: MAEENKNGAAPATEVEPQDAPEEQKAASEEAAPPSDVESEPEQEPQISTFERLKLFLAETNKFLLMYDDLVENKDKHKSVFLCAVNELRERLVTLLQRYILHTMVKEDFLYKHIVCCGGEDAEAINTEEFEEHYQEVHSEADKAISLPELDEIRAYSAEVKTYIELGKAMNNDLIFSLKRLLRKSNSVLAGHLG, translated from the exons atggcagaagaaaacaaaaatggagcAGCACCGGCAACGGAAGTGGAACCGCAAGATGCGCCCGAAGAGCAAAAGGCTGCATCCGAGGAGGCAGCACCACCATCCGATGTTGAATCGGAACCAGAGCAGGAGCCTCAAATTTCAACGTTCGAACGG TTGAAACTATTCCTGGCGGAAACGAACAAGTTTCTGTTAATGTACGACGATCTGGTGGAGAACAAGGACAAGCACAAGAGCGTCTTCCTGTGTGCGGTGAACGAGCTGCGCGAGCGGCTGGTAACGTTGCTCCAACGGTACATCCTGCACACGATGGTCAAGGAGGATTTCCTGTACAAGCACATTGTGTGCTGCGGCGGAGAG GATGCGGAGGCAATTAATACGGAAGAATTCGAAGAGCACTATCAGGAAGTTCACAGCGAGGCAGACAAGGCTATTTCCTTGCCAGAG CTTGACGAGATTCGTGCGTATTCGGCCGAAGTCAAGACGTATATCGAGCTAGGCAAAGCGATGAACAACGATCTGATCTTCTCCCTGAAGCGACTACTGCGAAAGAGCAATTCCGTGCTAGCGGGACATCTGGGATAA
- the LOC120894300 gene encoding uncharacterized protein LOC120894300, whose translation MDQIVKTRDVEKFVSETKYFLDEFDSIISHWDLSGNFFLHYLIEIHENVTQLLSRFTTLSLEGVGDRKSKPFFNLKCCELEFQTVKDLRLHHHSCRHKKSHFEETDNCELKSALLKLAFFNRRVNEYVQYGTIADRYLCLYLKKILKKIIITLDTFNL comes from the exons ATGGATCAGATTGTGAAAACCCGAGAT GTGGAAAAGTTTGTATCGGAAACGAAGTACTTCCTGGACGAGTTTGATTCCATCATTAGCCACTGGGACCTGTCGGGGAACTTCTTTCTGCACTATCTGATTGAAATCCACGAGAACGTGACACAGCTGCTGTCCAGGTTTACTACTCTTTCCCTCGAGGGTGTCGGTGACCGGAAGAGCAAACCCTTCTTCAATCTGAAATGCTGTGAG ctTGAATTTCAAACCGTGAAAGATCTGCGGCTGCATCATCACTCTTGCCGGCATAAGAAGTCGCATTTTGAAGAAACGGATAACTGCGAG CTGAAATCTGCCCTGCTTAAACTGGCATTTTTCAACCGGAGGGTCAACGAGTACGTACAGTACGGTACGATCGCCGATCGCTATCTTTGTTTGTATCTGAAGAAGATCTTGAAAAAGATCATCATCACGCTGGATACGTTCAATCTGTAG
- the LOC120898674 gene encoding serine/threonine-protein phosphatase 4 catalytic subunit produces the protein MPDYSDLDRQIEQLKRCEIIKEHEVKALCAKAREILVEEGNVQRVDSPVTVCGDIHGQFYDLKELFKVGGDVPETNYLFMGDFVDRGYYSVETFLLLLALKVRYPDRITLIRGNHESRQITQVYGFYDECIRKYGSVTVWRYCTEIFDYLSLSAIIDGKIFCVHGGLSPSIQYLDQIRSIDRKQEVPHDGPMCDLLWSDPEDTHGWGVSPRGAGYLFGSDVVSQFNAANDIDMICRAHQLVMEGYKWHFNETVLTVWSAPNYCYRCGNVAAILELNENLQRDFTIFEAAPQESRGIPSKKPQADYFL, from the exons ATGCCAGACTACAGTGACCTGGACCGACAGATCGAGCAGCTGAAGCGATGCGAAATCATCAAGGAACACGAGGTGAAGGCCCTGTGCGCGAAAGCGCGCGAAATTCTGGTCGAGGAGGGCAACGTGCAGCGGGTCGACTCGCCGGTAACGGTGTGCGGTGACATTCACGGCCAGTTCTACGACCTTAAGGAGCTGTTCAAGGTCGGGGGCGACGTGCCGGAGACGAACTACCTCTTCATGGGCGACTTTGTCGACCGGGGATACTACAGTGTGGAAACATTCCTGCTACTGCTCGCGCTGAAGGTACGCTACCCGGACCGGATCACGCTGATCCGCGGCAACCACGAATCGCGCCAGATCACACAGGTGTACGGGTTCTACGACGAGTGCATACGCAAGTACGGCTCGGTCACGGTGTGGCGCTACTGCACCGAAATCTTCGACTACCTTTCCCTGTCCGCCATCATCGATGGGAAAATTTTCTGCGTCCACGGCGGGCTGTCCCCCTCGATACAGTATTTGGATCAGATCCGCTCGATCGACCGCAAGCAGGAGGTGCCCCACGACGGTCCGATGTGCGATCTGCTGTGGAGCGACCCGGAAGACACACACGGCTGGGGCGTATCGCCCCGGGGGGCTGGCTATCTGTTCGGCTCCGACGTCGTGTCACAGTTTAATGCCGCCAACGATATCGACATGATATGCCGGGCGCATCAGCTCGTGATGGAAGGTTACAAGTGGCACTTTAACGAAACCGTACTCACCGTCTGGTCGGCACCCAACTATTGCTATCG GTGTGGTAATGTGGCCGCAATATTAGAACTGAACGAAAACCTTCAGCGCGACTTTACCATCTTCGAAGCAGCACCACAGGAAAGCCGCGGAATACCGTCGAAAAAACCTCAGGCAGACTACTTCCTTTAA